A region of Porites lutea chromosome 13, jaPorLute2.1, whole genome shotgun sequence DNA encodes the following proteins:
- the LOC140922372 gene encoding BTB/POZ domain-containing protein 6-like, with amino-acid sequence MSFTDENWLTTKRNIKERIKTLFNNELLSDVLLIVRKSPESCSEDSNHGLAGAIKYGKIEIPAHKFVLAISSPVFYEMFYGQIPETTKSVEFHDCEYEVLLEVLRYIYSDEANLSESNAIKVLHLAKHYKLPSLADMCIGYLRKNVTATNVIRILKEAKKYQLESVVGGRCWEVIDKYTERVLRSDEFVTVDKEVLEKLVDRNSLSVSEVALFEAVNSWANEQCQIQGFVQTGNVKRELLGDKIVRKIRYPVMRQSEFVKEVLDSNILNPKECYELIRHYSSVSPSSLEFPDKMRVGWQQESLCRFGSVVEYGWVYSPGKVDSIFLTVDKPIILHGIRLCGYQNENYSLHLRIKDTSSSSDIVSLKRHFRSQKLLYKSSHYWGFEVLFDLPVVIENGIRYSVDAYISGAFSWRGQSGVSSLQCSGVCFKFENSEQSNNGTSVKKGQFPEILFCKQ; translated from the coding sequence ATGTCATTCACCGATGAAAACTGGTTAACAACCAAGCGAAACATCAAAGAAAGAATCAAAACATTGTTCAATAACGAATTGTTGAGCGATGTGCTGTTGATTGTCCGGAAGTCACCCGAGTCTTGCAGTGAAGATTCGAATCACGGTCTTGCTGGGGCTATAAAATACGGCAAAATAGAGATACCAGCTCACAAGTTCGTGTTGGCGATTAGCAGTCCTGTGTTCTATGAGATGTTTTATGGTCAAATACCTGAAACAACGAAGTCAGTTGAGTTCCATGACTGTGAGTATGAAGTTCTGTTGGAAGTGCTGCGTTACATCTACAGCGACGAAGCCAACTTGAGTGAAAGTAACGCGATTAAGGTTTTGCATTTGGCAAAACATTACAAGTTGCCTTCGCTCGCCGACATGTGCATTGGATATCTGAGAAAGAACGTAACTGCTACCAATGTTATTCGGATTCTTAAAGAAGCTAAAAAATATCAGCTAGAAAGTGTTGTGGGCGGCCGTTGTTGGGAAGTGATTGACAAATATACTGAACGAGTACTGAGATCAGATGAATTTGTCACGGTAGACAAAGAAGTCCTTGAGAAATTAGTGGACAGAAATTCTTTGTCTGTGAGTGAGGTAGCATTGTTTGAAGCGGTGAACTCTTGGGCAAATGAGCAATGTCAAATTCAAGGCTTTGTTCAAACAGGAAATGTGAAAAGAGAACTACTTGGAGACAAAATTGTCAGAAAAATTCGCTATCCAGTTATGAGACAAAGCGAATTTGTCAAAGAGGTACTTGACAGCAACATTCTTAACCCAAAAGAGTGCTATGAACTGATAAGGCATTATTCTTCAGTGTCGCCTTCGTCTCTGGAATTTCCAGACAAAATGCGAGTTGGATGGCAACAAGAAAGCTTATGCAGATTTGGATCTGTAGTTGAGTATGGGTGGGTTTACAGCCCTGGCAAGGTTGACTCCATCTTTCTAACTGTGGACAAACCTATTATTTTGCATGGCATACGCTTGTGTGGctatcaaaatgaaaactatTCATTACACCTAAGAATAAAGGATACCAGTTCCTCATCAGATATTGTCAGTCTTAAAAGGCATTTTCGTTCACAGAAGCTACTGTACAAATCAAGTCATTACTGGGGATTTGAGGTCTTGTTTGACCTTCCTGTTGTCATAGAAAATGGAATAAGGTACTCTGTTGATGCATATATTTCAGGTGCATTTTCATGGCGTGGACAGAGTGGTGTGAGTTCTCTTCAGTGTTCTGGAGTATgctttaaatttgaaaacagtGAACAAAGTAACAATGGCACCAGTGTCAAGAAGGGACAATTTCCTGAAATCTTGTTCTGCAAACAGTGA